AAGAAAGGAGAGAAAATCTAGGGCAAACCCCTAAAATCTTAGAGGTTTCCTTAATAGTCGGGAACAGTCAGTCGCTTGTTCTCTTTGGGAACAACCTTCGGATTGATCCAACTGGCTGTTCTGCGTTAGATATTCCAAAATGACTTCTTGCTTCATGGCACTCTCTTCTTTACTCTTTCACCTGCTCCAAACCTGAAATGATATCAAATAAGCATGAATTATGACTGAGAATTAACTCAAATAACACATGTAATGGTATTAAAAACACCATATATCAATTTCCCCAGACTTAGATCCTTGTTTGTACTCGAACAAGGCCAAGCCTCAAGAACAAGGAGAAAGGCTTGAAAGAGTGGAAACTCGCTTGACCTCAATAACCATACTCTTACCACGCATCTCGGAACCATACAAGCTGTAGACTCAGACCACACACCCTTACCAAAACACCCACGATCGCTGTTCGAAATTCAGCTCCATACTCTGTATCTAATACCTGAAAAAGGGTACACTATCGAGACAGAACTCCTTAAATTCAATTAAGAACAGCGTGAGCTTCTCATCACAGCACTATTCAGGGGAGACGGGCTAGGTAAGGAACAGGCTATTTCATGGTGCAGCTAAGAGTGTTTAGGGGCTACCAAATTTAAGTGGATGCAGGATATCGCGCAAAATAGTAGGAGATGACGGATCCATTGATGTCCACAGCCCTTACTCGTTTCTGCTTCACGGGTGCAGTTAATCTCTCCTTCGGATCAACCGTGGGCCTGTTCTTCAGTTCTTGACTTCCCTCGGCTACTCCTCAAAAATTGGTACCAACTCCCTGTTCAACCTTCCCAGTGGCGTGTGTTTATATATATATATATATATTCTTTTTTTTAACAAGGTGATGGGGTTGCGAGGGAGAGGCAACAGAATGAATGTTTCGCAGCCACTGGTGGTCTATTCTTTTGTTTCTCACTGGTCACCATTGTTCCTCTGGTTAGAACATGCACTCATAGACTGTTCTCTTGTTAGAGCATGGTCTCATCGACTGTTCTCTTCATGCTTGATCTCTCTTCTTTAGTGTATGGCATTAACGAGTAAGAAGCTGCGTCGATCCTTTCCTTTCTGACCCTTTTGCACATATCTGCACATATGACACTGAAAAACAAAGTGCATGAAGGTAAAAATAAAGGCTTAGGCGCAAGGTGGGAACTAGCTAAAGATGAGCTAGCCACTCAGGATCAGCAAGATTGGTAAAAGGAGTAAGAAGTCCTNNNNNNNNNNNNNNNNNNNNNNNNNNNNNNNNNNNNNNNNNNNNNNNNNNNNNNNNNNNNNNNNNNNNNNNNNNNNNNNNNNNNNNNNNNNNNNNNNNNNNNNNNNNNNNNNNNNNNNNNNNNNNNNNNNNNNNNNNNNNNNNNNNNNNNNNNNNNNNNNNNNNNNNNNNNNNNNNNNNNNNNNNNNNNNNNNNNNNNNNNNNNNNNNNNNNNNNNNNNNNNNNNNNNNNNNNNNNNNNNNNNNNNNNNNNNNNNNNNNNNNNNNNNNNNNNNNNNNNNNNNNNNNNNNNNNNNNNNNNNNNNNNNNNNNNNNNNNNNNNNNNNNNNNNNNNNNNNNNNNNNNNNNNNNNNNNNNNNNNNNNNNNNNNNNNNNNNNNNNNNNNNNNNNNNNNNNNNNNNNNNNNNNNNNNNNNNNNNNNNNNNNNNNNNNNNNNNNNNNNNNNNNNNNNNNNNNNNNNNNNNNNNNNNNNNNNNNNNNNNNNNNNNNNNNNNNNNNNNNNNNNNNNNNNNNNNNNNNNNNNNNNNNNNNNNNNNNNNNNNNNNNNNNNNNNNNNNNNNNNNNNNNNNNNNNNNNNNNNNNNNNNNNNNNNNNNNNNNNNNNNNNNNNNNNNNNNNNNNNNNNNNNNNNNNNNNNNNNNNNNNNNNNNNNNNNNNNNNNNNNNNNNNNNNNNNNNNNNNNNNNNNNNNNNNNNNNNNNNNNNNNNNNNNNNNNNNNNNNNNNNNNNNNNNNNNNNNNNNNNNNNNNNNNNNNNNNNNNNNNNNNNNNNNNNNNNNNNNNNNNNNNNNNNNNNNNNNNNNNNNNNNNNNNNNNNNNNNNNNNNNNNNNNNNNNNNNNNNNNNNNNNNNNNNNNNNNNNNNNNNNNNNNNNNNNNNNNNNNNNNNNNNNNNNNNNNNNNNNNNNNNNNNNNNNNNNNNNNNNNNNNNNNNNNNNNNNNNNNNNNNNNNNNNNNNNNNNNNNNNNNNNNNNNNNNNNNNNNNNNNNNNNNNNNNCTAAGGTCACTGGATAAGAAAGTTAGAGCCCGAGGTGGTTAAAAGATTATCACAACAGAAGGTCTTAATTCCCACAAGAGTTTTAGCTGACTCGATCCTCAACTGACTCAATAAAACATCCAAATGACATAGGGACTGACACAGAAATAAAGACATAGAGTATCAGCACACAACAAGTGCTTCCCCCAGACTTAATTTACACCATCCCTGGTGTGAAACCAAATCGAGGTCAGCCAAATAACAACACAAAGCATAAAAATAAAGAGTTCAGATGGATAGAACAATGGATAGAGAATAGTCCTTGCGGACTCAGTCGGACTCGCCGCTCTCGGCCGGATCAAACGAACATCTGTTGTGCGAGCGATGAACCTCCTCAGTTGAAGTGCCTATTCCCATAGGCGCCTTTCATGGTCGGTGCGATCGTGGAGTATGCTCTGCTGGTGACTGTCGCTGGTTACTTCCGCCAATGCAGCCGCAGTAACGAGATGGAGGATCCGCCGCATGAGACTGTTGTTCTTCCGCTGCGAGTAAACCATCCAGCATCGGTAAGCCTGATCATCTGTCACATCTGCCAGCTCTCCGAGGTTGTATGATGGGTCAGCTTCTGGGGTAATGTCCTCGACATCCTCCATATTCGCGTCAGGTGCACCAGCACGAGGATCAGTGCATAAGAACTCGGGTGGTGGGAGGAAGCGTATGTTGTTGAACACGCTGAGCCTGGTGATCTCGAGGTGAGGCAGCTTGGTGAACAGCTGGGTACCCTCCTTGTCTAAGAAGCTGTAGGTATCCTCATCGCGCATGATGTGGCACGCCATAAGGTACTTGATGTCGAGGTACTGAATCTCCGTGTTCACCTTGTATTTTCTGAGATCAATGCAGAAATGCTTGAAGAGCGGCATGAGCAAGCTACCGCTTATGTCCTTCTTGTTCGTGCCGTGCATCAGACAGAGCCTCCTCTCGCAAAGCATGGTGATGAAATGAAAGCTTGGGTTCGTCTTGACCTTCTGAATTGGAATGCCANNNNNNNNNNNNNNNNNNNNNNNNNNNNNNNNNNNNNNNNNNNNNNNNNNNNNNNNNNNNNNNNNNNNNNNNNNNNNNNNNNNNNNNNNNNNNNNNNNNNNNNNNNNNNNNNNNNNNNNNNNNNNNNNNNNNNNNNNNNNNNNNNNNNNNNNNNNNNNNGATCTCATAGATTTCGTTGAGTTTGTCGAGGGACAGTGAGCAATACTCTCCATCAGCTATGAATGATAAGGAGCAGTTGGCGTAGGAAGGAGCAGAGAAGTCCTCATAGCTGATGGTGGCAGTGGCGAGCACTTGGCGGACAAGGTCAGGGTAGAGCTCGTGTGTAGCGTAATAAAGGGGAACGATCCTCATCGCTTGCAGTGTCTCGAACACATCCTCGTCGATACCAAGCTCAACGAGAGTCTCGGCGTGGCAAAAACGGGTAGGTAGTATCTCGGCCTTGAGGAGAGTGTTGTACCGACTAGATGTCTCCTTGTCCCACCCTTCGCAATTGAAATCTAAAAGCATAGGTTCATCGAGATTGATTGGCTCGTCCTCCTGTTCTCGCGGCCATGGGTAAGAGGCGGAGGTTGGTTGTTGTGCTCGCTGTGGGGGCGTGTTGTTCGTCTTCCTGGTTTTATTGGTCGATTGCTTGGTGCGTGGAGGCATCTGCAAGGCAAACAAAAGTTTTTCATTAGTTTCATCCTCTGTTGCATAGAAGAAAAGGAATCAAACTAATCCTCTTTTAGGAACTATTCTTTTTTCCTTCTAAGCAACCCGCCTTCAACAAACCTAACATCAACTCGCCAAATCAGACCATTTCAACTTTTCACAATCACAATTCATATGAGCAATGTATATCAAGATGCAGCATTTTGTCTAAATCGAAACTTGCTCAAACAAAGGGGAAATGAAACCGCGATTCTCTAGGGCTAAGAGACAAAAGTTCAACTTCTAAAATCAACCCTAACAGCAAAAGAGAATTTCGGATCAAGCTATTTCTAACAAGAATCGAACTATCAAAGCGGTTTAGAAGGGTGAGCTTTTCAAACCGAAATCGCTATTGTGTTTTGATTGCCGAGCCTCTTACCGTGATAATCGAAGAAAATGGACTGCAAAAACAGAGAGAACTCGAAAATCCAATTGGATTAGAAGCAAGAATCACTTAAAAAGAGTGAGAATTTAAGTTTTGGTGATGGCTTCAAAATCGCAAGAGAGGGAGGAGGGTACGGTTGAGTTAAAAGGGAAAGTGGAAGGGTGAGGCCTTAAATAGGCGAAACCCTTTTTTTCTATAGTCTAAATCTGAAAAGAGATAAAATAGACTATAGAAAACAATATATACACTCACCAGTGGATTGCCTCCCACCAAGCGCTTAGTTAAAGTCATTAGCTTGACTTGGCTCAGCCGATCAGGCTAATGGGGGATCGCTTAGGGGAATTTCTTCACCCTCTGCGATAGTGGAGTCAGCAAGGTAATGCTTGATGCGCTGACTATTGACGACGAACTCGTCTCCCTTTCTGTCCAGTAACACAACAGCTCCGTAAGGGCGGACTTTCTTAACGGTGAAGGGTCCGAACCATCTAGATTTCAGCTTGCCTGGGAACAACCTAAGTCTGGAGTTGAAGAGCAAGACCTTATCGTTTGGTTCGAAACGTCTGGCAATGATTCGCTTGTCATGGTAGGCTTTGGTCTTCTCCTTATAAATTTTGGAACTCTCATAGGCGAGGTGCCTTATCTCTTCCAGCTTCATGGACTTGAATCATCGCCTCTCAGTTGCTGGCTTGATGTCAAAATTCAGTAACTTGACCGCCCATGCAGCCTTGTATTCGAGCTTGACAGGAAGATGACAAGCCTTACCGTAGACCAGGTGATAGGGGGTGGTTCCTAGCGGCGTTTTGTAGGCTGTTTTCGACAGGAAGATGAAAAGCCTTACCGTAGACCAGGTGATAGGGGTGGTTCCTAGCGGCGTTTTGTAGGCTGTTCTGTAGGCCCAGAGAGCATCGTCCAGCTTAAGCGACCAGTCCTTGCACTAGGTATTGACAGATTTTTGTAGAATGTTCTTGACTTCCCTGTTGGAAACTTCAACATGTCCACTCGTCTGGGGGTGATAAGCGGTAGCCACCTTGTGTTTCACCCCATTCTTCTTCAACAAGCTCTGAAATGACTTGTTGATGAAGTGTGTTCCGCCATCGCTAATGACCACTCTAGGCACCCCAAATCTCGGAAAGATGATGGAGCTGAACATCTTAGTCACCACTTTTGTTTCATTAGTGGGACTCGCCACTGCTTCTACCCACTTGGAGACGTAGTCAACGGCGACCAGGATGTACTCGTTCTTGAAGGACGGAGGGAATGGTCCCATGAAGTCGACTCCCCAACAGTCGAACACCTCAACTTCTAAAATGTAATTCTGAGACATTTCATTCCTTTTGGTGATGTTCCCAAGTCGCTGGCATGCATCGCATCGAGCTATGTAGGCGTGAGCATCTCTGAACATAGTTGGCCACCAGAAACCTGCTTGAAGGATTTTGGAAACCGTCTTGAATGTGGTGAAGTGCCCTGCATAAGAGGAACCATAACAATGATGTAGAATCCCTGGAATTTCTACCTCTGGAACACACCTTCTGAATATGTCTTCCTTGCAATGT
This sequence is a window from Brassica oleracea var. oleracea cultivar TO1000 chromosome C1, BOL, whole genome shotgun sequence. Protein-coding genes within it:
- the LOC106338517 gene encoding uncharacterized protein LOC106338517 yields the protein MKLEEIRHLAYESSKIYKEKTKAYHDKRIIARRFEPNDKVLLFNSRLRLFPGKLKSRWFGPFTVKKVRPYGAVVLLDRKGDEFVVNSQRIKHYLADSTIAEGEEIPLSDPPLA
- the LOC106338524 gene encoding uncharacterized protein LOC106338524, with amino-acid sequence MTDASDFAVGAVLGQRKDKKLHVIYYASKTMDEAQCRFTTTEKELLAIVFAFEKFRSYLVGSKVIVHTDNTALKYLLTKKDAKPRQYVWDEPYLYKHCKEDIFRRCVPEVEIPGILHHCYGSSYAGHFTTFKTVSKILQAGFWWPTMFRDAHAYIARCDACQRLGNITKRNEMSQNYILEVEVFDCWGVDFMGPFPPSFKNEYILVAVDYVSKWVEAVASPTNETKVVTKMFSSIIFPRFGVPRVVISDGGTHFINKSFQSLLKKNGVKHKVATAYHPQTSGHVEVSNREVKNILQKSVNT